The following are encoded in a window of Streptomyces sp. Go-475 genomic DNA:
- a CDS encoding YccF domain-containing protein, producing MKTILNVIWLVFSGFWLFLAYMLAGLLLCITIIGIPFGIAAFRIGVYALWPFGYTTVERRDAGAPSCVGNVLWLVLAGWWLTLGHIATGIALCVTIIGIPLGIANFKLIPVSLLPLGRDIVRTDEPFAVR from the coding sequence GTGAAGACCATCCTGAACGTCATATGGCTCGTCTTCAGCGGCTTCTGGCTGTTCCTCGCCTACATGCTCGCGGGCCTGCTCCTCTGCATCACGATCATCGGCATCCCGTTCGGCATCGCGGCGTTCCGCATCGGCGTCTACGCCCTGTGGCCCTTCGGGTACACGACGGTCGAGCGCCGGGACGCGGGCGCCCCCTCCTGCGTCGGCAACGTGCTGTGGCTGGTGCTCGCGGGCTGGTGGCTGACCCTCGGCCACATCGCCACCGGCATCGCCCTGTGCGTCACGATCATCGGCATCCCGCTGGGCATCGCCAACTTCAAGCTCATCCCGGTCTCGCTGCTCCCCCTGGGCCGCGACATCGTGCGGACGGACGAGCCGTTCGCGGTGCGCTGA
- a CDS encoding GlsB/YeaQ/YmgE family stress response membrane protein, with protein sequence MTIISWIILGLLAGAIAKFLLPGRDPGGLIGTTLIGIAGAFIGGWISARWMDHPITKDFYDGATWAAAIGGSLVLLIAYRLLFGHSRD encoded by the coding sequence ATGACCATCATCAGCTGGATCATCCTGGGACTGTTGGCCGGAGCCATCGCGAAGTTCCTGCTGCCGGGGCGCGACCCGGGCGGCCTCATCGGCACGACCCTGATCGGCATCGCGGGCGCGTTCATCGGCGGCTGGATATCGGCCCGCTGGATGGACCACCCGATCACCAAGGACTTCTACGACGGCGCCACCTGGGCCGCGGCGATCGGCGGATCGCTCGTCCTCCTGATCGCCTACCGCCTCCTGTTCGGCCACTCGCGCGATTGA
- a CDS encoding YajQ family cyclic di-GMP-binding protein — MADSSFDIVSKVERQEVDNALNQAAKEISQRYDFKGVGASIAWSGEKILMEANSEERVKAVLDVFQSKLIKRGISLKALDAGEPQLSGKEYKIFASIKEGISQENAKKVAKTIRDEGPKGVKAQVQGEELRVSSKSRDDLQAVIALLKGKDFDFAMQFVNYR, encoded by the coding sequence ATGGCCGACTCCAGTTTCGACATCGTCTCGAAGGTCGAGCGGCAGGAGGTCGACAACGCCCTCAACCAGGCCGCCAAGGAGATCTCGCAGCGCTACGACTTCAAGGGCGTGGGCGCCTCGATCGCGTGGTCCGGCGAGAAGATCCTCATGGAGGCGAACTCCGAGGAGCGGGTGAAGGCTGTCCTCGACGTCTTCCAGTCCAAGCTGATCAAGCGCGGCATCTCGCTGAAGGCTCTGGACGCGGGTGAGCCCCAGCTCTCCGGCAAGGAGTACAAGATCTTCGCGTCCATCAAGGAGGGCATCTCCCAGGAGAACGCGAAGAAGGTGGCGAAGACCATCCGCGACGAGGGCCCGAAGGGCGTGAAGGCGCAGGTGCAGGGCGAGGAACTGCGGGTCAGCTCCAAGAGCCGTGACGATCTGCAGGCCGTCATCGCCCTGCTGAAGGGCAAGGACTTCGACTTCGCGATGCAGTTCGTGAACTACCGGTAG
- a CDS encoding HNH endonuclease family protein — protein MIVSLARACAAALLGTACTFALSCPAHAAKSLPLDQAVAALPQAAESRDGYERTSFTYWNAGANPDDGCDTRNEVLITEAVEPPSTGPGCKLKGGTWSSYYDARQVTSAAAMDVDHMVPLPEAWDSGASQWTAARREAYANDLADPRTLVAVSAAAHRSKADQDPAQWLPSNTKATCRYIVEWTAVKLRWSLTADTEERESLARLAEACPDTTVTYTPAP, from the coding sequence GTGATCGTTTCCCTGGCACGAGCCTGTGCTGCCGCCCTGCTCGGCACCGCCTGCACCTTCGCCCTGTCCTGTCCCGCGCACGCCGCGAAATCCCTGCCGCTGGACCAAGCCGTCGCCGCCCTGCCCCAGGCCGCCGAGTCCCGGGACGGCTACGAGCGGACCAGCTTCACGTACTGGAACGCCGGCGCCAACCCCGACGACGGCTGCGACACCCGCAACGAGGTGCTGATCACCGAGGCGGTCGAACCGCCCTCCACCGGACCGGGATGCAAGCTGAAGGGCGGCACCTGGTCGTCCTACTACGACGCCCGCCAGGTGACCTCGGCCGCGGCCATGGACGTCGACCACATGGTGCCGCTGCCGGAGGCCTGGGATTCGGGCGCCTCCCAGTGGACGGCCGCCCGCCGCGAGGCCTACGCCAACGACCTCGCGGACCCGCGCACCCTGGTGGCCGTCTCCGCCGCCGCACACCGCAGCAAGGCCGACCAGGACCCCGCCCAGTGGCTGCCGTCCAACACCAAGGCCACGTGCCGGTACATCGTCGAGTGGACGGCCGTGAAGCTGCGCTGGAGCCTCACCGCGGACACCGAGGAGCGCGAGTCCCTCGCCCGCCTCGCCGAGGCTTGCCCGGACACGACCGTCACGTATACGCCGGCGCCGTAG
- a CDS encoding polyprenyl synthetase family protein: MAQITDPAPVGTFPRLGWVDDLLNPALRSAVAALPAAESRVAGYHRGWCEADGSPMATASRTGKSVRPALALLSAAAVGGSPELAVPGAVAVELVHDFTLLHDDVIDGDALRRHRPAAWSVFGTPAAVLTGDALLVSAMRVLADVAQARAAEAVKELVTALLELVEGQSRDVTFETAPKVSVAQYLAMAEGKTGSLIGCSCALGGILAGADGERVRGLREFGRRLGVAFQCADDILGIWGRTARSGKPVGADLAARKKSLPVVAALSGEGTAAERLRTLYAATHPLDERDVALARELVEEAGGREAAEQEARRQVSAALRALSWARPTPDTYRQLRDIAWAMTHRES; the protein is encoded by the coding sequence ATGGCGCAGATCACCGACCCGGCCCCGGTCGGCACGTTTCCTCGTCTGGGCTGGGTCGACGACCTGCTGAACCCGGCCCTCCGGTCGGCCGTGGCGGCACTGCCGGCGGCCGAGAGCCGGGTGGCGGGGTACCACCGCGGCTGGTGCGAGGCCGACGGCAGCCCGATGGCGACGGCGTCCCGCACGGGCAAATCGGTCCGCCCGGCCCTGGCCCTGCTGTCCGCCGCGGCGGTCGGCGGCAGCCCGGAACTCGCCGTACCGGGCGCGGTCGCCGTGGAGTTGGTGCACGACTTCACCCTGCTGCACGACGACGTCATCGACGGCGACGCCCTGCGCCGCCACCGTCCCGCCGCCTGGTCCGTGTTCGGCACCCCGGCGGCGGTGCTGACCGGCGACGCCCTGCTCGTGTCGGCGATGCGGGTGCTCGCGGACGTGGCCCAGGCGCGGGCGGCGGAAGCGGTGAAGGAGCTGGTCACGGCCCTGCTGGAGCTGGTCGAGGGACAGAGCCGCGATGTGACGTTCGAGACGGCGCCCAAGGTGTCGGTGGCCCAGTACCTCGCCATGGCGGAGGGCAAGACCGGTTCGCTGATCGGGTGTTCGTGCGCTCTCGGCGGCATCCTGGCCGGAGCGGACGGCGAACGGGTACGAGGACTCCGGGAGTTCGGGCGGCGACTGGGCGTGGCCTTCCAGTGCGCCGACGACATCCTCGGCATCTGGGGCCGCACGGCCCGCAGCGGCAAGCCGGTGGGCGCGGACCTCGCGGCGCGCAAGAAGTCCCTGCCCGTCGTGGCGGCACTGAGCGGCGAGGGCACGGCGGCCGAGCGGCTGCGCACGCTGTACGCCGCCACGCACCCCTTGGACGAGCGGGACGTCGCCCTGGCGCGCGAGCTCGTCGAGGAGGCCGGTGGCCGCGAGGCCGCCGAGCAGGAGGCCCGCCGCCAGGTGTCGGCCGCGCTGCGGGCACTGTCGTGGGCGCGTCCCACCCCCGACACCTACCGGCAATTGCGGGACATCGCCTGGGCGATGACCCACCGGGAGTCCTGA
- a CDS encoding ABC transporter ATP-binding protein encodes MQQTETSTAPPGDLPAVAAYGLRVVRGRHTVLQDVSFTVPRGCIVGLLGPSGCGKTTLLRSVVGVQQTTAGHVQVLGYAAGAPQLRTRVGYVTQAPSVYADLTVLENLRYFAAALGMRGWRREDAVVRVVKEVDLASYADKLVARLSGGQYSRVSLAVALLNKPDLLVMDEPTVGLDPMVRRELWLVFQRLAEEGTTLLVSSHVMDEADRCDRLLLMRSGRLLAGADRETLLEHTGCDDVEEAFMHLVQAATEAEERARRRAATQSLLPALPGLLDQGGAPEAERAYFAADTAR; translated from the coding sequence GTGCAGCAGACCGAGACGAGCACAGCGCCGCCGGGGGACCTTCCCGCCGTGGCCGCCTACGGACTGCGGGTGGTCCGCGGCCGCCACACGGTCCTGCAGGACGTCAGCTTCACCGTCCCCCGGGGCTGCATCGTCGGCCTGCTCGGGCCGAGCGGCTGCGGGAAGACGACACTGCTGCGGTCCGTGGTCGGCGTGCAGCAGACCACGGCGGGCCATGTCCAGGTCCTCGGCTACGCGGCCGGCGCCCCGCAGTTGCGCACCCGCGTCGGCTACGTCACCCAGGCGCCCTCGGTCTACGCGGACCTGACGGTGCTGGAGAACCTGCGCTACTTCGCCGCCGCCCTCGGCATGCGGGGCTGGCGCCGGGAGGACGCGGTGGTCCGGGTGGTGAAGGAGGTCGACCTGGCCTCGTACGCGGACAAGCTGGTCGCACGGCTGTCGGGCGGCCAGTACTCGCGGGTGTCGCTGGCCGTGGCGCTGCTGAACAAGCCGGACCTGCTCGTGATGGACGAGCCGACCGTCGGCCTGGACCCGATGGTGCGCCGGGAGCTGTGGCTGGTGTTCCAGCGGCTGGCCGAGGAGGGCACGACGCTGCTGGTCTCCAGCCATGTCATGGACGAGGCCGACCGCTGCGACCGGCTGCTGCTGATGCGCTCCGGCCGGCTGCTGGCCGGTGCCGACCGGGAGACGCTGCTGGAGCACACCGGCTGCGACGACGTGGAAGAGGCGTTCATGCACCTGGTGCAGGCCGCGACCGAGGCCGAGGAACGCGCCCGGCGGCGGGCCGCGACGCAGAGCCTGCTGCCCGCGCTGCCGGGCCTCCTCGACCAGGGCGGCGCGCCCGAAGCGGAACGGGCCTACTTCGCCGCGGACACGGCGCGGTGA